One window of the Salvelinus alpinus chromosome 13, SLU_Salpinus.1, whole genome shotgun sequence genome contains the following:
- the LOC139536787 gene encoding low density lipoprotein receptor adapter protein 1-A-like isoform X5 — MSQSNPSFQLLQALRKSPAVFRRRFHLQPNRIATLSHGDPLYKVLYLGTEKIYSLDLEQAQGAIGLLLQQWAPEAPEKRCKEHALVLRRRYIEVKEIATGRQLTKTYLRDIAFCAADTKHPNVFLYICKQQGQQLQLQCRVFWCTSAERAKDITACLARSFQTALSDWHGQDSETNHMEEGEGSSEVDGLSVITSLHPNTSSALSGDLRTAPFCQVFY, encoded by the coding sequence ATGTCTCAGAGTAACCCCTCCTTCCAGCTCCTCCAGGCTCTGAGGAAGTCTCCCGCCGTGTTCCGCCGCCGGTTCCACCTCCAGCCCAACCGCATCGCTACCCTCTCCCACGGGGATCCCCTCTACAAGGTGCTCTACCTGGGCACTGAGAAAATCTACTCCCTGGATCTGGAGCAGGCCCAGGGGGCCATAGGCCTGCTGCTCCAGCAGTGGGCCCCGGAGGCCCCTGAGAAACGGTGCAAGGAGCACGCTCTGGTGTTGCGGCGGCGTTACATAGAGGTGAAGGAGATTGCCACGGGGAGACAGCTCACTAAGACCTATCTGAGAGACATTGCATTCTGCGCGGCCGACACCAAGCACCCCAATGTGTTCCTGTACATCTGTAAGCAGCAAGGCCAGCAACTGCAGTTACAGTGCAGAGTATTCTGGTGCACCAGTGCTGAGAGAGCTAAGGACATCACCGCTTGTCTGGCAAGGAGCTTTCAAACGGCTCTTAGTGATTGGCATGGGCAGGATAGCGAGACCAATCAcatggaggaaggggagggatcATCGGAGGTGGATGGACTGTCAGTCATCACGAGCCTTCATCCTAATACCTCCTCTGCTCTATCAGGAGATCTAAGGACAG
- the LOC139536787 gene encoding low density lipoprotein receptor adapter protein 1-A-like isoform X2 — MSQSNPSFQLLQALRKSPAVFRRRFHLQPNRIATLSHGDPLYKVLYLGTEKIYSLDLEQAQGAIGLLLQQWAPEAPEKRCKEHALVLRRRYIEVKEIATGRQLTKTYLRDIAFCAADTKHPNVFLYICKQQGQQLQLQCRVFWCTSAERAKDITACLARSFQTALSDWHGQDSETNHMEEGEGSSEVDGLSVITSLHPNTSSALSGDLRTDRRRRWRGVATPCPLRAMRKERTGSTTTNDGTQSTIDI; from the exons ATGTCTCAGAGTAACCCCTCCTTCCAGCTCCTCCAGGCTCTGAGGAAGTCTCCCGCCGTGTTCCGCCGCCGGTTCCACCTCCAGCCCAACCGCATCGCTACCCTCTCCCACGGGGATCCCCTCTACAAGGTGCTCTACCTGGGCACTGAGAAAATCTACTCCCTGGATCTGGAGCAGGCCCAGGGGGCCATAGGCCTGCTGCTCCAGCAGTGGGCCCCGGAGGCCCCTGAGAAACGGTGCAAGGAGCACGCTCTGGTGTTGCGGCGGCGTTACATAGAGGTGAAGGAGATTGCCACGGGGAGACAGCTCACTAAGACCTATCTGAGAGACATTGCATTCTGCGCGGCCGACACCAAGCACCCCAATGTGTTCCTGTACATCTGTAAGCAGCAAGGCCAGCAACTGCAGTTACAGTGCAGAGTATTCTGGTGCACCAGTGCTGAGAGAGCTAAGGACATCACCGCTTGTCTGGCAAGGAGCTTTCAAACGGCTCTTAGTGATTGGCATGGGCAGGATAGCGAGACCAATCAcatggaggaaggggagggatcATCGGAGGTGGATGGACTGTCAGTCATCACGAGCCTTCATCCTAATACCTCCTCTGCTCTATCAGGAGATCTAAGGACAG ATcgcaggaggaggtggaggggtgtGGCTACTCCGTGTCCTCTCAGAGCGatgaggaaggagaggacaggCAGCACCACCACCAATGACGGCACACAGTCAACCATTGATATTTGA
- the LOC139536787 gene encoding low density lipoprotein receptor adapter protein 1-A-like isoform X4, whose protein sequence is MSQSNPSFQLLQALRKSPAVFRRRFHLQPNRIATLSHGDPLYKVLYLGTEKIYSLDLEQAQGAIGLLLQQWAPEAPEKRCKEHALVLRRRYIEVKEIATGRQLTKTYLRDIAFCAADTKHPNVFLYICKQQGQQLQLQCRVFWCTSAERAKDITACLARSFQTALSDWHGQDSETNHMEEGEGSSEVDGLSVITSLHPNTSSALSGDLRTDFLLPSKQYPTDKKALK, encoded by the exons ATGTCTCAGAGTAACCCCTCCTTCCAGCTCCTCCAGGCTCTGAGGAAGTCTCCCGCCGTGTTCCGCCGCCGGTTCCACCTCCAGCCCAACCGCATCGCTACCCTCTCCCACGGGGATCCCCTCTACAAGGTGCTCTACCTGGGCACTGAGAAAATCTACTCCCTGGATCTGGAGCAGGCCCAGGGGGCCATAGGCCTGCTGCTCCAGCAGTGGGCCCCGGAGGCCCCTGAGAAACGGTGCAAGGAGCACGCTCTGGTGTTGCGGCGGCGTTACATAGAGGTGAAGGAGATTGCCACGGGGAGACAGCTCACTAAGACCTATCTGAGAGACATTGCATTCTGCGCGGCCGACACCAAGCACCCCAATGTGTTCCTGTACATCTGTAAGCAGCAAGGCCAGCAACTGCAGTTACAGTGCAGAGTATTCTGGTGCACCAGTGCTGAGAGAGCTAAGGACATCACCGCTTGTCTGGCAAGGAGCTTTCAAACGGCTCTTAGTGATTGGCATGGGCAGGATAGCGAGACCAATCAcatggaggaaggggagggatcATCGGAGGTGGATGGACTGTCAGTCATCACGAGCCTTCATCCTAATACCTCCTCTGCTCTATCAGGAGATCTAAGGACAG ATTTTCTGTTACCCAGTAAACAGTACCCTACCGACAAAAAAGCTCTAAAATGA
- the LOC139536787 gene encoding low density lipoprotein receptor adapter protein 1-A-like isoform X7, whose product MSQSNPSFQLLQALRKSPAVFRRRFHLQPNRIATLSHGDPLYKVLYLGTEKIYSLDLEQAQGAIGLLLQQWAPEAPEKRCKEHALVLRRRYIEVKEIATGRQLTKTYLRDIAFCAADTKHPNVFLYICKQQGQQLQLQCRVFWCTSAERAKDITACLARSFQTALSDWHGQDSETNHMEEGEGSSEVDGLSVITSLHPNTSSALSGDLRTE is encoded by the coding sequence ATGTCTCAGAGTAACCCCTCCTTCCAGCTCCTCCAGGCTCTGAGGAAGTCTCCCGCCGTGTTCCGCCGCCGGTTCCACCTCCAGCCCAACCGCATCGCTACCCTCTCCCACGGGGATCCCCTCTACAAGGTGCTCTACCTGGGCACTGAGAAAATCTACTCCCTGGATCTGGAGCAGGCCCAGGGGGCCATAGGCCTGCTGCTCCAGCAGTGGGCCCCGGAGGCCCCTGAGAAACGGTGCAAGGAGCACGCTCTGGTGTTGCGGCGGCGTTACATAGAGGTGAAGGAGATTGCCACGGGGAGACAGCTCACTAAGACCTATCTGAGAGACATTGCATTCTGCGCGGCCGACACCAAGCACCCCAATGTGTTCCTGTACATCTGTAAGCAGCAAGGCCAGCAACTGCAGTTACAGTGCAGAGTATTCTGGTGCACCAGTGCTGAGAGAGCTAAGGACATCACCGCTTGTCTGGCAAGGAGCTTTCAAACGGCTCTTAGTGATTGGCATGGGCAGGATAGCGAGACCAATCAcatggaggaaggggagggatcATCGGAGGTGGATGGACTGTCAGTCATCACGAGCCTTCATCCTAATACCTCCTCTGCTCTATCAGGAGATCTAAGGACAG
- the LOC139536787 gene encoding low density lipoprotein receptor adapter protein 1-A-like isoform X6, translating to MSQSNPSFQLLQALRKSPAVFRRRFHLQPNRIATLSHGDPLYKVLYLGTEKIYSLDLEQAQGAIGLLLQQWAPEAPEKRCKEHALVLRRRYIEVKEIATGRQLTKTYLRDIAFCAADTKHPNVFLYICKQQGQQLQLQCRVFWCTSAERAKDITACLARSFQTALSDWHGQDSETNHMEEGEGSSEVDGLSVITSLHPNTSSALSGDLRTAW from the coding sequence ATGTCTCAGAGTAACCCCTCCTTCCAGCTCCTCCAGGCTCTGAGGAAGTCTCCCGCCGTGTTCCGCCGCCGGTTCCACCTCCAGCCCAACCGCATCGCTACCCTCTCCCACGGGGATCCCCTCTACAAGGTGCTCTACCTGGGCACTGAGAAAATCTACTCCCTGGATCTGGAGCAGGCCCAGGGGGCCATAGGCCTGCTGCTCCAGCAGTGGGCCCCGGAGGCCCCTGAGAAACGGTGCAAGGAGCACGCTCTGGTGTTGCGGCGGCGTTACATAGAGGTGAAGGAGATTGCCACGGGGAGACAGCTCACTAAGACCTATCTGAGAGACATTGCATTCTGCGCGGCCGACACCAAGCACCCCAATGTGTTCCTGTACATCTGTAAGCAGCAAGGCCAGCAACTGCAGTTACAGTGCAGAGTATTCTGGTGCACCAGTGCTGAGAGAGCTAAGGACATCACCGCTTGTCTGGCAAGGAGCTTTCAAACGGCTCTTAGTGATTGGCATGGGCAGGATAGCGAGACCAATCAcatggaggaaggggagggatcATCGGAGGTGGATGGACTGTCAGTCATCACGAGCCTTCATCCTAATACCTCCTCTGCTCTATCAGGAGATCTAAGGACAG
- the LOC139536787 gene encoding low density lipoprotein receptor adapter protein 1-A-like isoform X3 yields MSQSNPSFQLLQALRKSPAVFRRRFHLQPNRIATLSHGDPLYKVLYLGTEKIYSLDLEQAQGAIGLLLQQWAPEAPEKRCKEHALVLRRRYIEVKEIATGRQLTKTYLRDIAFCAADTKHPNVFLYICKQQGQQLQLQCRVFWCTSAERAKDITACLARSFQTALSDWHGQDSETNHMEEGEGSSEVDGLSVITSLHPNTSSALSGDLRTDRSQEEVEGCGYSVSSQSDEEGEDRQHHHQ; encoded by the exons ATGTCTCAGAGTAACCCCTCCTTCCAGCTCCTCCAGGCTCTGAGGAAGTCTCCCGCCGTGTTCCGCCGCCGGTTCCACCTCCAGCCCAACCGCATCGCTACCCTCTCCCACGGGGATCCCCTCTACAAGGTGCTCTACCTGGGCACTGAGAAAATCTACTCCCTGGATCTGGAGCAGGCCCAGGGGGCCATAGGCCTGCTGCTCCAGCAGTGGGCCCCGGAGGCCCCTGAGAAACGGTGCAAGGAGCACGCTCTGGTGTTGCGGCGGCGTTACATAGAGGTGAAGGAGATTGCCACGGGGAGACAGCTCACTAAGACCTATCTGAGAGACATTGCATTCTGCGCGGCCGACACCAAGCACCCCAATGTGTTCCTGTACATCTGTAAGCAGCAAGGCCAGCAACTGCAGTTACAGTGCAGAGTATTCTGGTGCACCAGTGCTGAGAGAGCTAAGGACATCACCGCTTGTCTGGCAAGGAGCTTTCAAACGGCTCTTAGTGATTGGCATGGGCAGGATAGCGAGACCAATCAcatggaggaaggggagggatcATCGGAGGTGGATGGACTGTCAGTCATCACGAGCCTTCATCCTAATACCTCCTCTGCTCTATCAGGAGATCTAAGGACAG ACAGATcgcaggaggaggtggaggggtgtGGCTACTCCGTGTCCTCTCAGAGCGatgaggaaggagaggacaggCAGCACCACCACCAATGA